Proteins encoded within one genomic window of Acaryochloris marina S15:
- the hypD gene encoding hydrogenase formation protein HypD, which translates to MKFVDEYRDPGLVKSWVREIDHLVTRPWTIMEICGGQTHTIVKHGIDQLLPRAITLVHGPGCPVCVTPVALINDAITLAKTPGVMLCSFGDMLRVPGTKGDLLSAKAQGGVVRMVYSSLDALKLAQANPDQQIVFFAVGFETTVPATAMAVYQAHRQGISNFSVLVAHVLVPPAMKAILSAPDCSVQGFLAAGHVCMVMGYATYEEIATQYHTPIVVTGFEPVDILQGIYHCLQQLEVGKAVVENQYPRVVQSKGNSEAQQLMAEVFEPSDRQWRGLTTIPNSGLKLRPQYAYRDAQALLPQNSSVSVCVDTKSEINCISDQILQGFLKPPDCPAFGHQCTPEHPLGAPMVSSEGACAAYYRYRQFRGEVS; encoded by the coding sequence ATGAAGTTTGTAGATGAGTATCGAGATCCTGGATTGGTCAAGTCTTGGGTGCGCGAGATTGATCATCTGGTAACTCGGCCTTGGACCATTATGGAAATTTGTGGTGGGCAAACTCATACGATTGTGAAGCATGGGATTGATCAACTGTTACCCAGGGCGATCACCTTGGTTCATGGACCGGGGTGTCCCGTCTGCGTGACACCAGTAGCGTTAATTAATGATGCAATTACACTGGCCAAAACCCCTGGAGTGATGCTCTGTTCCTTTGGGGATATGTTGCGAGTACCCGGAACAAAGGGTGATCTGTTATCAGCAAAGGCACAAGGCGGAGTGGTACGGATGGTGTATTCCTCCCTAGATGCCCTGAAGTTAGCTCAAGCCAATCCAGACCAGCAGATTGTGTTCTTTGCGGTGGGGTTTGAGACAACGGTACCAGCGACAGCGATGGCGGTATATCAAGCCCATCGACAAGGGATATCTAATTTTTCAGTACTCGTGGCCCATGTCTTGGTCCCACCAGCGATGAAAGCCATTTTGTCTGCACCAGACTGTTCTGTACAGGGATTTCTAGCAGCTGGGCATGTGTGTATGGTGATGGGGTATGCAACCTATGAGGAGATCGCAACCCAGTATCACACTCCAATTGTGGTGACGGGATTTGAACCCGTGGACATTCTGCAAGGTATTTACCACTGCCTCCAACAACTGGAGGTTGGAAAAGCAGTGGTGGAGAATCAATATCCTCGGGTGGTTCAATCCAAGGGAAATTCGGAGGCTCAGCAACTGATGGCAGAGGTTTTTGAACCGAGTGATCGTCAGTGGCGGGGGCTAACCACCATTCCCAATAGTGGTTTGAAGTTGCGCCCCCAGTATGCCTATCGGGATGCCCAGGCCCTTTTACCCCAAAATTCCAGTGTTTCAGTTTGCGTTGATACTAAATCTGAGATCAATTGCATCAGCGACCAGATTCTGCAAGGGTTTCTAAAGCCACCCGATTGCCCTGCTTTTGGTCACCAATGCACCCCAGAGCACCCGCTTGGTGCCCCTATGGTGTCTTCCGAAGGTGCTTGTGCAGCCTACTATCGATATCGTCAATTTAGGGGTGAAGTCAGTTAG
- a CDS encoding ATP-dependent 6-phosphofructokinase → MDPAKRIGILTSGGDCPGLNAIIRTVIKCATHKGWEVFGIPYGTQGLINLELGHCTPEDLRLTEHGYDVPGLLGGLDILQFLSGSILGALNKGNPSDPAIAQEILQGFQRLNLDSLIAIGGDGSLDIIDDLAQKGQWRWVAIPKTIDNDVPFTEISLGFDTAVNTVTRSLYDLTFTAASHDRIMVVQVMGRDAGYLALHSGIAGGADVILIPELTPCLSPSVIDQVCRQIALLQQGGRRFALVVIAEGVRRPNGQKVASICEYLAQQIQVQSKTLCSSGHPQFCNLQEVDCRAIVLGHIQRSGVPTAFDRLLAARFGREAVDLISQQYFNRLVVWENGEVASKPLRNVIPRIKECHREKKCPDPVNPQGRLVQTAKELGIYIGAK, encoded by the coding sequence ATGGACCCAGCTAAACGGATCGGTATCCTCACCAGCGGTGGTGACTGCCCTGGGCTTAACGCCATTATTCGGACAGTTATTAAATGTGCGACTCACAAAGGTTGGGAGGTGTTTGGCATTCCCTATGGCACCCAAGGCCTTATTAATCTTGAATTAGGACACTGTACTCCTGAAGACCTGAGATTAACAGAGCATGGATATGATGTTCCAGGATTGTTAGGGGGATTAGATATTTTACAATTCCTCAGTGGCAGTATCTTGGGAGCATTAAACAAAGGCAATCCGAGTGATCCTGCGATCGCACAGGAAATTTTGCAGGGTTTTCAGCGTTTGAATTTGGACTCTCTGATTGCCATTGGTGGAGATGGGAGTTTGGATATTATTGACGACCTTGCCCAAAAAGGGCAGTGGCGGTGGGTGGCCATTCCAAAAACCATCGATAATGATGTGCCCTTTACAGAAATTTCATTGGGGTTTGATACGGCTGTTAATACCGTTACGAGATCACTCTACGATCTCACCTTCACAGCAGCGAGCCATGATCGAATTATGGTCGTTCAGGTGATGGGGCGTGATGCCGGATATTTGGCGTTACATTCAGGTATCGCAGGGGGCGCAGATGTAATTTTAATACCGGAGTTAACCCCATGCTTGAGCCCATCCGTGATTGACCAAGTGTGTCGTCAAATTGCTTTGCTCCAACAAGGCGGTCGGCGTTTCGCTCTAGTTGTGATTGCTGAAGGGGTGCGCAGACCCAATGGGCAAAAAGTTGCAAGCATTTGCGAGTATTTAGCTCAACAGATTCAGGTGCAAAGTAAAACATTATGTTCGTCTGGTCATCCTCAGTTTTGTAATCTGCAAGAGGTAGATTGTCGTGCAATCGTTTTGGGGCATATCCAGCGGAGTGGGGTGCCCACAGCCTTTGATCGTCTCTTAGCAGCTCGCTTTGGCCGGGAAGCCGTTGACCTGATTTCTCAGCAATATTTCAACCGTCTTGTGGTTTGGGAAAATGGCGAAGTTGCAAGTAAGCCCTTAAGGAACGTTATCCCCAGAATTAAGGAATGTCATCGAGAGAAAAAGTGTCCAGATCCAGTTAATCCACAAGGGCGATTGGTCCAGACGGCTAAAGAATTAGGGATTTATATTGGAGCAAAATAG
- a CDS encoding dihydroorotate dehydrogenase-like protein produces MDLSTTYLGMRLRSPLVVGACAPLSEKIDHLRHMEDAGAAAIVLHSLFEEQLRQDRLGFHHHFTQGTESFAEALSYCPEPDVFRVGPEQYLDHIHQAKATVDIPIIASLNGATIGGWTSYAKKIEEAGADALELNIYAVPTEMAITGAEIEQSYIDIVHTVNSTVNIPVAIKLSPFFSNLAHMAKRLTDAGVNGLVLFNRFYQPDIDIETLEVRPNLLLSTPQDIRLPLRWIAILYGTLPVDFAATSGIHTAADVLKMMMVGANATMLVSVLIQHGIDHLRTLDQALCQWLEGHEYESIQQLQGSMSQVNCPDPSAFERVQYIEALQTYHPLGLMPMNV; encoded by the coding sequence ATGGATTTAAGTACGACGTATTTGGGAATGAGACTCCGTTCTCCTCTAGTGGTTGGGGCTTGTGCACCATTATCAGAAAAGATTGATCATCTGCGTCATATGGAAGATGCAGGCGCTGCCGCTATCGTGTTGCACTCCTTGTTTGAGGAACAATTACGTCAAGATCGGCTTGGGTTTCATCATCATTTCACCCAGGGGACCGAAAGTTTTGCAGAAGCTCTCTCCTATTGTCCAGAACCTGATGTCTTTCGTGTAGGGCCAGAGCAGTATCTTGACCACATCCATCAAGCCAAAGCCACCGTGGATATTCCAATCATCGCTAGTCTGAATGGGGCAACGATTGGGGGATGGACAAGCTACGCTAAAAAAATAGAGGAAGCTGGTGCTGATGCCCTGGAATTGAATATTTACGCTGTCCCCACTGAGATGGCTATTACAGGAGCAGAAATCGAGCAAAGCTACATTGATATCGTTCATACCGTTAATTCCACAGTCAATATTCCAGTAGCGATTAAGCTTAGTCCCTTCTTTAGCAATCTAGCGCATATGGCGAAACGGTTAACGGATGCAGGGGTAAATGGCCTTGTCCTCTTTAATCGCTTTTATCAGCCAGATATCGATATAGAGACCCTAGAAGTCAGGCCCAACCTACTACTAAGTACACCGCAGGATATAAGATTACCTCTGCGTTGGATCGCTATTCTTTATGGAACCCTGCCAGTAGACTTTGCCGCTACGAGCGGTATTCATACTGCAGCGGATGTCTTGAAAATGATGATGGTTGGAGCCAACGCCACGATGCTGGTGAGCGTCTTAATCCAGCACGGCATCGATCATCTCCGCACGCTTGACCAGGCCCTATGTCAGTGGCTAGAGGGGCATGAGTATGAGTCGATTCAGCAACTTCAAGGGAGTATGAGCCAGGTTAATTGTCCAGACCCCAGCGCATTTGAACGTGTTCAATATATTGAAGCTTTGCAAACGTATCATCCCCTAGGATTGATGCCGATGAATGTTTAA
- a CDS encoding rod shape-determining protein: MFICRSIAVSLLNFLEKTHPELVSDIAERGIMVTGGGALLYGIDKYFQDLTHLPVHIAPNPLNSVVLGTGKILENKHLSHFSIA, from the coding sequence TCTTTATCTGTAGATCTATAGCTGTTTCTCTTCTCAACTTTCTAGAAAAGACCCATCCTGAGTTAGTCAGCGATATTGCTGAGCGAGGAATTATGGTAACGGGAGGCGGGGCTTTACTCTACGGCATTGATAAGTATTTCCAAGATTTGACTCATCTACCTGTTCATATCGCCCCCAATCCATTAAATAGCGTTGTTTTGGGGACAGGTAAGATCCTCGAAAATAAGCATCTATCCCACTTCAGCATCGCTTAG